GAGTGAAGTGCGGTTGACGGGTAAATGTCACGATGCTTCATGTGTTGTTACGGTGCTTGACTAGCTAGCTAGAATTTCCATGTTGGGAGCCAGCCCGAGCCCAGATGACGTACTAATCAGTTCACTTCCACTTGATAGGGTTTGTCATCGTGACCGTTATAGTCGTCATTaatcaataacattttgaaacagATAATAATGTACTGTGAGCTAAGAAGGAGGACAAGCTGTAATATTAGTATCAATGTGAATCTATCATGTTGTGAGGCAACGACCGCCAGATTGTTGTGAATACATTTATTGATGGGCTTTGTGGGCTAAAGTAGTGATTTAGCCACATGAAATAAACTTTTGACCTGAGGTCCAATATATTTGCTTACAATTGGTTGTAAATATTTTGCCAAGGTTGTCTTGCTTCACCCGTACtactaggcctgtcacgataacaaCTTtctaaagacaatatattttcccaaaaactatcacgataaacgacatatatttttaaatgcttctttcattctgaaatcatcagaaaTAAGCccccattattattttattgcttttaaatctgtgttgttgttattattggtgTTATTATTCTAATCTCATTTCTTGTTTCtgtattaaattgtttttctttactctgtgatatggatcctcctgggtctgaaataaagaataaagaagtCTAGCCTGGTTTCTATGGAGTTTATAATCGTTTTAGAACCCCAAACCGCATGAAAATGATCCATATGccaatcggaataaacaggccgaatccgaatggaatttcattcggtttcaggGCGCtagaatattccttttgccacaccgatcagaagtaaattttcgccAGGTATGTATTCCGTCATTCAAGAGAGCCGGGTCTGCGCATGCGTCAACATGGCTGCTCCCGACGGAGGTCGTATGCGACTGAGATCTTGATTGTTTAACTActtataaattgtttttaacattcgatttaaataaaaataaacattaaaaacaattccaaTTACTGTGATGAATAGGCGACGGACCTCCATTTTGATAAATGTCGTGACGTTCACGACGTAGTATGACAGTCACacggctgttccgattaaatgtagtgcacaatAATGTATACAcccgatcggaatagatcacaCGACAACAGTTCTTCGGAGATTTTCAATCggatttatttcaatgggaatgacaaaaaaaaaacggcgaCTGTGGTTCCGCTGAAGACGAGCACCGCAATCAAAATGTACGATGACGTTTGCAgtcgtcaactactggctgactAACGTGTGCCAATGAGGTTTTGCTTAATAAACAACTAACGTTCCCGTATTTGTTGTTAATTGGGGAATAAAACACAACAACTCGGAGGGgcgctgatgttttaaacgacATCGCCGCCGTGGGGCTAGCTGTTTTGCTCTTTAACTCGCGTCAGGCCTCGTGAAAACAACAAACGGGTAACTTTGCGTTTAGTGTCTCTGTAAATGGACCAAGGCTGTGtagtattggacggagccaacaccgGCAACAGTGTACAGGTCCGCCGGCGTTCCATGAGGCCACTAGCGGCTAATAACACAGCTGTCCAATTCTGTCGGTTCACCGTGTGATCCGCACGCCGGCTGAAAAGGACAATTTATCGTGTCCGGAAAAACTGTCatgtccatttgtttttaatttgtagtcaaacgataagtcgatatattaattatcgtgacagggcTGCGTACAACTCtataagaaaaaagacacctgaATGAGTGTGGCTTTAACTCTTTGACGACTGATATATGAACCAGCCGAGCAATGCAGTTTAATGGTTCATTTTATGGTGTTAAATTGTTGAGCAGTTAAAGTGTTAATACATTCAGCTCGTGATTACTTACATTTTTGGCAAAAGGGACAGTTTTCGAAATACAaagcacttattttcacattatctgtgAAGAAGAAATCAGGAAAATCACATGacgaaaacaaattcaaaagcaAAAATTGTTAATGtcagtcatttgctttttctttaagtggagagggggaaaaaacaacaattaaaactGGAATTTTGGGAAAAACAATGACAGATTATTGTAAAACAGGCCTTTGACCCAGCCCTATATTGTTGCTACATTGCAGTCAAGACCTGCTGCTCAGCATGGCTTCGTCCTCCAGCTTTGCACCTCCGAAACTAGATGACTTCATCCTGACGGAGCGGCTGGGAAGCGGTACATACGCCACAGTCTACAAGGCCTACAGAAAGGTGAGACATTGCCGCTATAGCGTGTCCTCCCTGCTCTCTTTTGCCTCACCCGTGAGACAAAATAGCCTACTTGTATGTCGCGGCCCATGCAGGGGGATAGTCGAGAGGCGGTGGCAGTGAAGGTGGTGGCCAAGAAGACTCTGAACAAGGCGTCCACAGAGAACCTGCTCACAGAGATCGAGATCCTCAAGACCATGCGTCACCCTCATATTGTCCAGCTGAAAGACTTTGTGGTAAGCTCACTTGATTAACATCtagccattcatccattttctgtagcgcttgtcctcattagggttgcgggtgagctggagcctatcccgtcTGATTTTgacagaggcggggtacaccctggaccagtTGCCATCATTTgcaaacacatacagacagacaagcactgacacacacatttcacacttatggacaattgactattcaatgaacctagcatgcattcAGCTAGCTATgagggaagaaactggagtTACCGGAGAAAATGCATGCGAGATCAGGGAGacaccacacaggaagacctaccctgaacccagaacctctcgactgtgaggcagacatgctaatcaCGCGCACACCATGCTTCCTGATTGCCATCTAATCAAATAAAACGTGATTGTATTGTACAAAAACGGCCAAACATGAGGCTAACGTAGCAGTCTAAATCTCCACTTAGTGCTTCCTCTTATCAAACATAGCAAACGTATTAGACTCAGATATTCAACGCTAGTCACAGAAGattcaaatcaaacaaaaacaaagtagaACCTTCTTTAACAACCCAGAAGATGACGAAGGAAaggcaaaaaaatgcatgcagaTATCCTTTAATGCTGGCTGAAATGAGATATAGGGAGGCATGCTGACATTGCACATTATGACAGTTTAATGTCTAAAATTTGTCAgacattgtatatattttttaaaatgtgtgttgaaataaaaaaatgtacaagcGTCAAAGGGGACGTATACAGTAGGTCTATAACATTCATCTTCttgttaatatattttatatttgcttAGACAAATAATGGTAAGAGTTTTACCTTTGactggaaagaaaaatatttgtgttaaCAAATTAAATCTAAAAACCCATTATAAAGGGGACAtatgaatagatggatggactttttaatggcttcttTACAAGTAGTTACATCTCTTGAGTTCTCGccccaaaaaaatggtaaatggagtgcacttatatagcactttattgtCTACACCATACGACGAAGCGCACATGGTTACTTGGTTCTTGActtgtttctgaaaatgtgtctgtgagcaaacTGTTCTGAATTTTGGAGGATTATGATGTCACATGCAGGCTAATTTACATGACATCGACAATTTCTCAACCCATGATTTTGCAGCTAGGATAGGCGAAGCTTCATCATTTCCAAGTGATGGTCAAACTACACAGGAACACTATCATGTCAATGCCATGCTGCAATATTGTTGGGTGTACATTTGCCTTGGCTAACAGCATTATCAGCTTCTGAAAACACAGATACAGTTTATTTTGTGGGGAAATTTCTGGGGGTAGTtgaatttgtgtttggtgacgTGTCCGTTACATACACCACATCCACAGATCCGCTAATTCCAACTGAGAAGTCTAATTTGCTCACCCGGTGATGAAGTGCTGTATCcacaaatgaaaatacagtggATGATTTAACTGTCTAAAAGGGGGTGCACTTTTCTCTTCAGACTCTGGGCTGGGCTGCTTGAGAACAGGTAGCTGCTTACCAACTGTATTTGTTAGTTGCACCTGCGGTTGTCATGATGTCAAAAGCAATACCCCTCTTCACCCAAAATCTTAACCAGCATTGTAAATGGATGTGAGTGTGCTGTAATTCCACTATATAAAGACAATAATGTTGTTGTGTTACCATAAGTGGGATTCTGAGAACATATATCTGATCCTGGAATGGTGTTCCGGTGGAGATCTGTCCCATTTCATCCGCAGTCGTCGTATCTTGCCGGAGGGAGTCGCCCGCCGTTTTCTGCAGCAAATAGGTGACTAAGCTCAGGGcctttcatttgattttgaatggCCATGTCAACAGTGCATATATGTTTTTTGTACCCACAGCCTGTGCTCTCCAGTTCCTACATAACCGAAACATCTCCCACTTGGATTTGAAACCGCAGAACATCTTGCTCTGTGGCTCAGTCCTTAAACTAGCAGGTAACATTGGACATAAATGAATGCCATtctaggcttttattttgaagtctgCACCGGAGCGCAGTGTCGGAGCTTAATGAAGCCTGATCCATGCGTTCGCCCCCAAGGTAGCTGGCTGACTGGGTTGTCGGCACTGCTGCAAAGGAAGCActtttcatttgcagcagtgcctgcgttttaaatgtaaaaaattgcaGACGATCATGCTCATTTAAtgatggcagccaaaatcgtgatcacgattaaaattcgatTAACTGAGCAGCCCTACTAGCAGGTAAtaatttgtcattattattattatccatgcatccattttctgcaccgcttatcctcactaaggtcgcgggtatgctggagcctatcccagctaactgcaagcagaaggcagggtacaccctgaactgattgccagccaatcacagggcatatataattattattataattttctttattattaaatCTGACCAAGGGATCATTTCCCTTGTATTAATTTTTATCTTTACAAATACCTGCTCCCCAGTCCCATGTTCTTACTTTGTGAATAAATGGCAACTCAGCTGCAAGtcaaataataaatactacAATTATTATGCTTAGTATTATATCCTGCTTCTAACTATATCGGATTCTGTGTTCTGATCCAATGTCAGACTTTGGTTTTGCCCAGTACATGTCTCCGTGGGACGAgaagagcgtgttgagaggctctCCTCTCTACATGGCTCCCGAGATGGTGTGTCGGCGCCAGTACGACTCAAGAGTGGATCTCTGGTCCGTGGGAGTCATTCTTTATGGTGAGTGTTGGGTTCATTCGAGACAATAGGGATATAAAGGAGATAATTGGGAACCTATACACtagttaaattaaaatgtatataataaaataaataaaataagaatgaattaagtaaaacaaaatacagtggaaaatccttgatagaacggactaatatGCAGGACTTCCAAAAGTCCGCGGATCCACGGAATTCCGTGTATTTTCCTCGTAGAGAAatcatttacagtgggtacggaaagtattcagacccccttaaatgtttcactctttgttatattgcagccatttgctaaaatcatttaagtattcccccccccctcattaatgtacacacagcaccccatattgacagaaaaaaatggaattgttgacatttttgcagatttaaaaaaaaaaaaaaaaaagaaaaactgaaaaatcacatagccataagtattcagaccctttgcttagtatttagtagaagcaccctttttcacacctggatttggggatcctctgccatttgaCCTTGCAGATGCTCTcgagttctgtcaggttggatggtgtaCGTTGGTGGacaaccattttcaggtctctccagagatgctcaattgggtttaagtcactgctctggctgggccattcaagaacagttacggagttgttctgaagccactccttcgttattttagctgtgtgcttagggtcattgtcttgttagaaggtggtccttcggcccagtctgaggacCTGAACAGTctagagaaggttttcgtccaggatatcccttgtacttggccgcattcagcatttccttcgattgcaaccagtcgtcctgtcactgcagctgaaaaacacccccacagcatgaggctgccaccaccatgcttcactgttgggactgtattggacaggtgatgagcagtgtctggatttctccacacataccgcttaaaattaaggccaaaaagttatatcttggtctcatcagaccagagaatcttatttctcaccatcttcgagtccttcaggtgtttttttagccaaCTCCATGCggtctttcatgtgtcttgcactgaggagaggcttccgtcggggcactctgccataaagccccgattggtggagggctgcagttatggttaactttctagaactttctaccatctcccgactgcatctctggagctcagccacagtgatatttgggttcttctttacctctctcaccaaggctcttctcccctggtTGCTCAGTTAGGCCGGACGGTCAGCTTTAGGAAGgcttctggtcgtcccaaacggcttccattttaggattatggaggccactgtgctcttacaaactttaagtgcagcagaaatgtttttgtaacgttggccagatctgtgccttgccacaattctgtctctgagctcttcggccagttcctctgacctcatgattctcatttgctctgacgtgcacttctatagacaggtgtgtggctttcctaatcaaatccaatcagtataatcaaacaactccaatgaagttatacaaccatctcaaggatgatcagaagaaatggacagcacgcgagttaaatatgagtgtcacagcaaagggtctgaatacttatggctgtgtgatatttcagtttttcttttttaataaatctgcaaaaatgtcaacaattctgtttttttctgtcaatatggggtgctgtgtgtacattaatgaggaaaaaattaacttaaatacatttttcaaatggctgcaatataacaaagtgaacattttaaggggatctgaatactttccatacccactgtatataaattgTGTAAATTTGGCAAAAAAATCTCAGGGGGGGTTAACGTAGTACTCTGTCGACTTTGACGGTCTGTAATCATGGCCGTCATATTTACAGCATTGAAGACCATATTAGGGCAGACAAGGTGGAATTCTTCCACCATTTATATTTTATCGGTGCGATCTTTCTACACATTGAAATTCATTGTATGCTAACAACTTTTTACATTAATAAGCTTGCGGTATGTCGGTGTCACGGAGGTACATAGTACAGAGAGAGGACGGCGAGACTGTCATTGTAAAGAAGCTTGATAAGGATAACGGGATCAAGAATCTCTGGAATTGGCATTGGCCTGAATTAAAAGTCGGAAAGGAATACTTTCATGAAAATAGAAAGATTAAAGAACCTGGGAAGGCATACTGCATCTTGTGTCATCAGGATGTGAAGTATGGATCTGGAGGGTGAAGTATGGATCTGGAGGGAGAACGATGCACACACAGCTGGTTAAAACGAAGCAGTCAAATTATAGATTACCAGGTATATTGCTATCACATTTCTATGAATTTGCTACGTGCTTACTAACATAGTTAACATTAGTTGTTTAACTTGCTATATTGTTCATATAAGGAATGGAttatgtgtgtttgcgtgcctgtgagtgtgtatgtgtgtgtgtgtgagagagagagagagagagagagagagaccccaCCGCCCCCCggaaattactttttccatttcacagCCCTGATTAGGGGCGATATAGTcgattgtctgttacattgaagcacttttttttgtaggccatatgcacccatattactgagagtacaaagttattgtttcATGGCCTATAATGCCCAGTAGCGTACAAAGttcttgtaaataataataataatttttttgtttttaaaaagcttcaaaatgtttgaaagttacacattttatccaaatttaccatggttggtggtggtggtattgacatacagtactcatcatagggaagtcgctttcatgagctgcgaggaattaTTGTGCTCCCTCGTTCCATAtatgttgccaaaggcgaatggcttgacaaaaaaaaaaaaaaaaaaactgttgctgTAACAAAAAttgcatgttccagactccaaagacttgtgttCTGTACTACTGAGAGTTAATACTgcagccatgccgctctctctgctcaatgtacaatagacaatagatataaccgTCGTCACAATGCCGCCACGGCAATgctccacattcaacatggtcgCCACGTAGGTAAGGGAGGATTATTagatatctgtgacccggaaatacatcagtcccattctctgtctgcattgcgccacagcgccccGTAAACAGCAGCGGTCAATTCTGGAaataacagactttgtcaacggcattttaagtgacaaatggaaactatttttggacacattgttcagtcccgacggtccgttcCATtctgatatccgttatatcggggaCCATTTTGTTGAGTTTCCACTGTGCTtctaaaaactgaaaaaagttgaaatatgcACCAAATTTTTTTTAGGTATCTCACTCTAAGAGAcctacatataaaaaaaatgaagaaaaagataAAAGTAGTAtaacataaatacaattaaattaaataaaaatatagtaaatgcatataattagaataaatgattttaaaatatggaatgacatgtctccctcacagttctggggactggggttcaaatcccggccccgtctgtgtggtgtttgcatgttctccccatgcctgggtgaattttaaaatatacactCCAGGTGTCTAGCTCTGGTAAGAGCtacacattttaacaaattaaaaactatcaaacacaaataaatcaaCTAAAGTTAAGaacaaaattaaagaaaaataaattatttcaaaagaaaaaattcaCAATTCAATTATGTAAGAAATATAAATGAATGTttacaaataaatcaaaattagATGAAcagatgcaaaataaaatacatataaaataaatcaaaggtTGGAATACATTCAAAATGCAGATGATCCTTTTGTACAGTGTTATCCACTCTAATGTTGCTTGTGTGACTGTAGAGGCACTTTTTGGACTGGCCCCTTTTGCATCAAGGTCGTATTCAGAATTGGAAGAGAAGATTAGAAGTAACCAGCCCATTGAGGTAAGTGATCAAGTTTTAGATGtagtaattgttttattttttcgtcCACTTGTGTATTTTAAATCCACTAGGTGGTGCACTTTGCTGGCTAATGGCACTTAGTTCCACTGGCTAATGGCACTTGTTCCACTCATCatcattgttttactttttttttttcttattgttcttttttccctttCCCTTTGGCTTGACCTTCTTCAGGGGATTGCCACAATGAATCATCCGCTGCCATGTCTCCTTGTCCTCTGCATTTTCTTGTGTAACTTCACCTATCTGCAAGTCTTCCCTCACCATATCTATAAATCTCCTCTTTAGTCTTTGTCTCCTACCTGGTGCCTCAATTTCCAGCATCCTCCTACCTTGTTGCCTTGCTCCACTTTTGCAGTACAATATATCTTTAGTTTTATGGTATGCTGTATTGTAAAACTACAGTGAAAGATAGTTCTAATATTGTGGTTTCCCTTTTCACCTACTTTAAAAGACAGATTGTttaatgaatacctctctgacagtggcAGATTATATCAGAGTTAAGGTCACTCTCTGAGGCAATGTAGTATTGGTGGTCTTGGGCAACAATCTTTTGTCCTTGCATTGTCCATATTGAGTATTGAGAGCAACATAATAAGGTTGCGTTGTTGTACATCAGCTCCCTCCCGGGGCCAGGGTCTCCAAGCACTGCCGGGACCTCCTCCTGCGTCTCCTGGAGAGAAAGCCGGATGCCCGGATCAACTTTGCTGAGTTCTTCACGCACCCCTTTGTGGATATGGAGCACATGCCGAGTGCCGAGAGCTTGGAGAAGGCGGTAAAAGACTAAAGAAGAATATGTGTCGCTGTCAGATATTCAACAGTGTCACTCCCTGTTTTCTGGCTCCCTTCAGAAAGAACTGGTACTGCAGGCCGTCCAGAAGGACCAAGATAGAGAGCGGTctgccgctctctctctgtaCTGCAGCGCCCTTGAGCACTTTGTCCCTGCTATTTATTGTAGGAGCATTGAGCATCATGTTGGAACTgcactaaatgtaaaaaaaaaaatcaccttgtCTTTCCTCCTTTTCCAGACGAGACTGACCGGCAGCGTAAAGATGTCCTCAGGCAAAAGGTAGGCCAGAGAACATGCCACATATTAATATTGTGTAAATCACTTCCTATTAAAAGCAAAAGATAGACAGTATTAGAATTAATCCTTTGTTCACTAAACTTAAGTCTTGTGagatgtcatttatttatttacttgtaAAATTTTTGTAGAttagctaaaaatgtttttaaatgtatacctAAATcatataaaattattttgattataacatattaattgaattatttataattaattaaacaatttaatcaaataaattaatatacaCATACTGCATTATGTAAAATTATCTATTTGACTAATACGTTTGTATTTTATGTACAATAAAGCAGGGCGGCGCGGTGttaaactggttagagcgtctgtctcacagttctgaggatcgggattcaatccccggccctgcctgtgtggagtttgcatgttcttttcgtgcctgcgtgcgttttgtccgggcactccggtttcctcccacatccccaaaacatgcgtggtaggttaattgacaactctaaattgcctgtaggtgtgaatgtgagtggaatagttgtttgtttgtatgtggctgggattggctggcaaccagttcagggtgtaccccgcctcctgcccgatgacagctgggataggctccagcacgcccacgaccctactgaggagaagcggctcagaaaatggatggatgaatggacaataAATCAgttggtcgactggttagcacatctgccttacagttctgaggacccgggtttaaatccggcctcgcctgtgtggaagttcgcatgttctccctgtgcctgcatgggttttctccaggtactctggtttcctcccccatccccaaaacatgcatggtaggttaattgaacactctaaattgcccgtaggtgtgaatgtgagtgcgaatggttgtttgtttatatgtgccttgtgattggctggcgaccagtgcagggtgtacccgcctctcacccaaagatagctgggataggttccagcacgctcgcgaccctcgtgaggataagcggcacggaagattaatgaatgaataaatcagtttaaaatgtgaatttaaataCTGAAACAGTAATTCATTCTcattgttaaattttttttatttatttgttgtttgccTTACTTTGCTTCCCCCTGCTGTAGCATGTCTCTTCTGAATGAATACCACGTGCAGCGTTGTGTATATGTCCTTGCAGGTCCGCCAGTACGCATCCCGAGCGGAAGAGCTGAAGGCCTTAGTGGCCTCAGACAACAACCTTATTTTCGAGGCGGCGCGCACCTCCAGGGACATCCTCCGAGGTATTGAACATCGCAGAGCCAGGTCAGGAGCGCATATGCAGTTTGTCCATTTTAGTCCTGAAATAATGGCCAAATGGCAGCATGGTGCACTCGTGATTGGTGTCTTCGTAATCGGTGTCTTACATTTAAcatgttctgggtttgaatcccaattcAGGCCCCACCGTGTCGAATTAGC
This sequence is a window from Phycodurus eques isolate BA_2022a chromosome 2, UOR_Pequ_1.1, whole genome shotgun sequence. Protein-coding genes within it:
- the ulk3 gene encoding serine/threonine-protein kinase ULK3 isoform X6 codes for the protein MYTPDRNRSHDNSSSEIFNRIYFNGNDKKKTATVVPLKTSTAIKIQDLLLSMASSSSFAPPKLDDFILTERLGSGTYATVYKAYRKGDSREAVAVKVVAKKTLNKASTENLLTEIEILKTMRHPHIVQLKDFVWDSENIYLILEWCSGGDLSHFIRSRRILPEGVARRFLQQIACALQFLHNRNISHLDLKPQNILLCGSVLKLADFGFAQYMSPWDEKSVLRGSPLYMAPEMVCRRQYDSRVDLWSVGVILYEALFGLAPFASRSYSELEEKIRSNQPIELPPGARVSKHCRDLLLRLLERKPDARINFAEFFTHPFVDMEHMPSAESLEKAKELVLQAVQKDQDRERSAALSLYCSALEHFVPAIYYETDRQRKDVLRQKVRQYASRAEELKALVASDNNLIFEAARTSRDILRASETQNGRHAAPKPFKYIQWNLDVTDPDLTDRK
- the ulk3 gene encoding serine/threonine-protein kinase ULK3 isoform X5, with product MASSSSFAPPKLDDFILTERLGSGTYATVYKAYRKGDSREAVAVKVVAKKTLNKASTENLLTEIEILKTMRHPHIVQLKDFVWDSENIYLILEWCSGGDLSHFIRSRRILPEGVARRFLQQIACALQFLHNRNISHLDLKPQNILLCGSVLKLADFGFAQYMSPWDEKSVLRGSPLYMAPEMVCRRQYDSRVDLWSVGVILYEALFGLAPFASRSYSELEEKIRSNQPIELPPGARVSKHCRDLLLRLLERKPDARINFAEFFTHPFVDMEHMPSAESLEKAKELVLQAVQKDQDRERSAALSLYCSALEHFVPAIYYETDRQRKDVLRQKVRQYASRAEELKALVASDNNLIFEAARTSRDILREMSREQPRLLAALEMASVAIAKEQSGVDEKEALDEYQKCLGELLLALADVGFKNANQPSHLVSAEPQGRRRELLHGEIKSLMSRAEYLKKNIKMQETQRDASLDRETLADSVRSSCCVQ
- the ulk3 gene encoding serine/threonine-protein kinase ULK3 isoform X4 produces the protein MYTPDRNRSHDNSSSEIFNRIYFNGNDKKKTATVVPLKTSTAIKIQDLLLSMASSSSFAPPKLDDFILTERLGSGTYATVYKAYRKGDSREAVAVKVVAKKTLNKASTENLLTEIEILKTMRHPHIVQLKDFVWDSENIYLILEWCSGGDLSHFIRSRRILPEGVARRFLQQIACALQFLHNRNISHLDLKPQNILLCGSVLKLADFGFAQYMSPWDEKSVLRGSPLYMAPEMVCRRQYDSRVDLWSVGVILYEALFGLAPFASRSYSELEEKIRSNQPIELPPGARVSKHCRDLLLRLLERKPDARINFAEFFTHPFVDMEHMPSAESLEKAKELVLQAVQKDQDRERSAALSLYCSALEHFVPAIYYETDRQRKDVLRQKVRQYASRAEELKALVASDNNLIFEAARTSRDILREMSREQPRLLAALEMASVAIAKEQSGVDEKEALDEYQKCLGELLLALAAAQINQPFRSPQIKAAVPQHRTKPGEVSWPFG
- the ulk3 gene encoding serine/threonine-protein kinase ULK3 isoform X3, whose amino-acid sequence is MRQHGCSRRSQDLLLSMASSSSFAPPKLDDFILTERLGSGTYATVYKAYRKGDSREAVAVKVVAKKTLNKASTENLLTEIEILKTMRHPHIVQLKDFVWDSENIYLILEWCSGGDLSHFIRSRRILPEGVARRFLQQIACALQFLHNRNISHLDLKPQNILLCGSVLKLADFGFAQYMSPWDEKSVLRGSPLYMAPEMVCRRQYDSRVDLWSVGVILYEALFGLAPFASRSYSELEEKIRSNQPIELPPGARVSKHCRDLLLRLLERKPDARINFAEFFTHPFVDMEHMPSAESLEKAKELVLQAVQKDQDRERSAALSLYCSALEHFVPAIYYETDRQRKDVLRQKVRQYASRAEELKALVASDNNLIFEAARTSRDILREMSREQPRLLAALEMASVAIAKEQSGVDEKEALDEYQKCLGELLLALADVGFKNANQPSHLVSAEPQGRRRELLHGEIKSLMSRAEYLKKNIKMQETQRDASLDRETLADSVRSSCCVQ
- the ulk3 gene encoding serine/threonine-protein kinase ULK3 isoform X2 — translated: MYTPDRNRSHDNSSSEIFNRIYFNGNDKKKTATVVPLKTSTAIKIQDLLLSMASSSSFAPPKLDDFILTERLGSGTYATVYKAYRKGDSREAVAVKVVAKKTLNKASTENLLTEIEILKTMRHPHIVQLKDFVWDSENIYLILEWCSGGDLSHFIRSRRILPEGVARRFLQQIACALQFLHNRNISHLDLKPQNILLCGSVLKLADFGFAQYMSPWDEKSVLRGSPLYMAPEMVCRRQYDSRVDLWSVGVILYEALFGLAPFASRSYSELEEKIRSNQPIELPPGARVSKHCRDLLLRLLERKPDARINFAEFFTHPFVDMEHMPSAESLEKAKELVLQAVQKDQDRERSAALSLYCSALEHFVPAIYYETDRQRKDVLRQKVRQYASRAEELKALVASDNNLIFEAARTSRDILREMSREQPRLLAALEMASVAIAKEQSGVDEKEALDEYQKCLGELLLALAAEPQGRRRELLHGEIKSLMSRAEYLKKNIKMQETQRDASLDRETLADSVRSSCCVQ
- the ulk3 gene encoding serine/threonine-protein kinase ULK3 isoform X1, whose protein sequence is MYTPDRNRSHDNSSSEIFNRIYFNGNDKKKTATVVPLKTSTAIKIQDLLLSMASSSSFAPPKLDDFILTERLGSGTYATVYKAYRKGDSREAVAVKVVAKKTLNKASTENLLTEIEILKTMRHPHIVQLKDFVWDSENIYLILEWCSGGDLSHFIRSRRILPEGVARRFLQQIACALQFLHNRNISHLDLKPQNILLCGSVLKLADFGFAQYMSPWDEKSVLRGSPLYMAPEMVCRRQYDSRVDLWSVGVILYEALFGLAPFASRSYSELEEKIRSNQPIELPPGARVSKHCRDLLLRLLERKPDARINFAEFFTHPFVDMEHMPSAESLEKAKELVLQAVQKDQDRERSAALSLYCSALEHFVPAIYYETDRQRKDVLRQKVRQYASRAEELKALVASDNNLIFEAARTSRDILREMSREQPRLLAALEMASVAIAKEQSGVDEKEALDEYQKCLGELLLALADVGFKNANQPSHLVSAEPQGRRRELLHGEIKSLMSRAEYLKKNIKMQETQRDASLDRETLADSVRSSCCVQ